CCGAGCCGCGCCAGCGGTTCCGACAAGAGACCGGCACCGCAGCCGATGTCGAGAATGCGCAGGCCGTCGAGCGAGGTGAGGCTGCGCGGGTTGCGGTCGAACTTGCGGCAGGCGGTGTCACGAATCCAGCCGAGCCGCAGCGGATTGATCTTGTGCAGCGGCGCCATCTTGCCGTTCGGGTCCCACCACTCCTCCGACAGCTTGGAGAAGCGCGCAACCTCCGCCGGATCGACCGTGGTGCCTCGGAAATCTGATTCGGGTGCCATAACCTCTTCTATCGCACCGTGATGTGGTTGCGGAACTGCAGGGGTGAACCGATCATACGGATATCCTTGTCGCCCTCACCGACGCCGCGGATCAGTACGTCGCCGTAATTTAACAGCCGCCCCGGAATGCTCTGGGTCACGTCCACGCTCTCCACCTTGTCGAGATTCATCTCGAAGGTGCGGCGCTGGATGAATCCCTCCTTGTGCACCACCCGGAAATTGGTGACGTCGGTCTCGGTGGTCCAGCGCCGGAACCAGGCCCGAACGGTCCAATACAGCGCGATCAGCATCGAGACCAGCGACAGCGCAAGCCAGAGGATGTTCAGCCCGTCCGTCACCGCCCCGCGCTGAAGCGCGAAAAAGACGACCGCAACCACCCAGGCCAGCAGCGCCGGCAGGTAGACGATCCAGTGGATGGTGGTGGAGTAGAGCACCTTCTCGCCGGGCTGCAGGATATCGTCGATATAACGCCCCATCAGGCCCTCACGTCGCAAAATCTCCTCGAGTCCGTCGCAAAAACACGGTCCGGCACCCCGAAAGCAGAGGTAGACCCCGGTTGCGGTCGGCCACCCCCGTCGGTATGTATACGCGCCTTTTTGCACCGGTGCTGCGGTTTTTGCACCGCGCGCACGACATCGAATCCGGAGCATGATGCCCAATCATCAGGCTCCATCCATGGAAATCGATCGCGCTGACACCCCGGATCGAGGCGATCCGGGCTCAAGGCGATCTAGCGGGGATTACGGCGCACGCTATGAGCCGACTCGTCATGAAATTCGGCGGAACGTCCGTCGCCAATATCGAGCGCATCCGCAATGTTGCGCAGCACGTCAAGCGCGAGGTCGACGCCGGCCATGAGGTCGCGGTGGTGGTCTCGGCGATGTCCGGCAAGACCAACGAGCTGGTCGGCTGGGCGACGGAAACGTCGGCCTTGCACGACGCCCGCGAATACGACGCCATCGTCGCCTCCGGCGAGCAGGTCACCTCCGGCCTGCTGGCGATCGCGCTGCAATCGCTCGGCGTCCAGGCGCGCTCCTGGCAGGGCTGGCAGATCCCGATCCGGACCAGCGACGCGCACGGCTCCGCCCGCATCCTCGATATCGACGGCTCGGAGCTGATCAAGCGGTTCAAGGCGCGCAAGGAGGTCGCGGTGATCGCGGGCTTCCAGGGCATCAATGCCGAGACCGGCCGCATCACCACCCTCGGCCGCGGGGGTTCCGATACGTCCGCGGTGGCGATCGCAGCCGCGATTCAGGCCGACCGCTGCGACATCTACACCGACGTCGATGGCGTCTACACCACCGATCCGCGCGTCGTGCCGAAGGCCAGACGGCTGGACAAGGTCGCGTTCGAGGAGATGCTCGAGCTGGCCTCGCAGGGCGCCAAGGTGCTGCAGGTGCGCTCGGTCGAACTCGGCATGGTGCATAATGTGCGCGTCTTCGTGCGCTCCAGCTTCGACAAGCCCGAAGATATCGATCCCCATTCAAGTCATCCGCCCGGCACGCTGATCTGCAGCGAGGAGGAAATCGTGGAACAACAAGTCGTCACCGGCATCGCCTTCTCCAAGGACGAAGCGCAGATTTCCGTGCGTCACGTGCAGGACAAGCCGGGCGTCGCGGCGGCGATCTTCGGGCCGCTGGCGGAGGCCAGCATCAACGTCGACATGATCGTGCAGAACGTCTCCGAGGACGGCAAGTTCACCGACCTGACCTTCACGGTTCCCGCCGCCGACTACAACCGCGCCAAGGAGACCATCACCAAGGCCAAGGACGCGATCGGCTATGCGCGGCTCGACAGCGCCACGGATGTCGCCAAGGTGTCGGTGATCGGCATCGGCATGCGCAGCCATGCCGGCGTCGCGGCCCAGGCCTTCAAGGCCCTGTCGGACCGCAATATCAACATCCGCGCCATCACCACGTCCGAGATCAAATTCTCGCTGCTGATCGACACCGCCTACACCGAGCTTGCGGTCCGTACTCTGCACACTCTTTACGGGCTCGACCAGGCCTGAGCCGCCTGTCGGAGCTCCATCCGGCCCGGACGAGTGTCCTGCCCGGACGCGAGATTCGGGGTCGAACCGCCCGCGCGTTATGCGCCACATCGGCAGCGACATCCGGACGCAGGCGCCAAGGCTGCCGGGAGATTTGTCATGCCTAAAGACTGGCCAGCCTTTTGCTTGGCAAAGCAGGGGCAAATCCTTTAGGCATGGGTTGTGGCGCGCCGAACGGCCGCCAACATGGTTAAAAAGTCGAATGTTTCCAGCAGCGTAGGCTGCCGTCCCGGCTCCCGGTCCGGAATCGGTGGTTTACGGCCTGCAGCGCAGGGGCCAACACATGCGGAGCGCTTCGGGAGGACCACGCGTCTTGCTACGACGTCTCCGCGAAGTCATGGCGGAGAAGGTCTCGGCGCAGGATCGGCTGGACAAGATCGTCGTGCTGATCGCCGCGAACATGGTGGCCGAGGTGTGCTCCACCTATGTCCTGCGCCACGACGGTACGTTGGAGCTCTATGCCACCGAAGGTCTGAACCGGGAAGCCGTCCACCAGACCGTGCTAAACGCCGATGAAGGCCTGGTCGGCCTGGTCGCGAGCGACGCGAACGCGCTCAACCTGTCCGATGCGCAAAGCCATCCGGCCTTCTCCTATCGGCCAGAGACCGGCGAAGAAATCTACCACTCGTTCCTTGGCGTGCCGATCCTGCGCGCGGGCACCACCCTCGGCGTGCTGGTGGTGCAGAATCGCGCCCACCGCACCTATGTCGAGGAGGAGGTGGAGGCGCTGCAGACCACCGCCATGGTGCTGGCGGAGATGATCGCCTCGGGTGAACTGTCTGCCCTGGCGAAGCCCGGCGCGGAGCCCGCGGCCCGGCATGGCATCCACCTCGAAGGATCGATCCTCTCTGATGGCATCGCGCTCGGCCATGTGGTGCTGCATGAGCCGCGCGTCGTCATCACCAATTACATCGCCGAGGATGTGCCGAAGGAGTTGAAGCGGCTCGACACGGCGCTGGCCAAGCTGCGCGCCGATCTCGACCGCATGCTGGAGCGAGGCGATGTCGCCGACGGCGGCGAGCACCGCGACGTGCTCGAAGCCTACCGCATGTTCGCTAACGACCATGGCTGGTCACGACGCCTGTCGGATGCGGTGGCGACGGGCATCACTGCGGAAGCGGCCGTCGAGCGCGTGCAGTCCGACACTCGCGCGCGCATGCTGCGCTCCACCGACCCATATCTGCGCGAGCGGCTGCACGACCTGGAAGACCTCGGCCATCGGCTGATGCGCCAGCTGATGGGCCACGACCACGCGCCCTCACGCGAGCAACTGCCCGACAATGCGATCCTGATCGCACGCTCGATGGGCCCGGCGGCGCTGCTCGACTATGATCGCAAGCGCCTGCGCGGCCTGGTGCTGGAGGAAGGCACCGCCAACTCGCATGTCGCGATCGTCGCCCGGGCGCTTGGCATCCCGGCGATCGGCGAGGTCGAGAACGCCGTCGGCATCGCCGATCCCGGCGACGCGATCATCGTCGACGGAACCTCGGGCTCGATCTACATCCGCCCGACGGCGGAGATCGAAGCCGCCTATGCCGAGCGCGTGCGCTTCCGCGCGCGGCGACAGGCGCAATATCTCGCGCTGCGCGACAAGCCGTGCGTCAGCAAGGACGGGCAGAAGATCGAACTGCTGCTGAATGCCGGCCTCGCCATCGACCTGCCGCACATCGAGGACACCGGCTGCAGCGGCATCGGCCTGTTCCGCACCGAACTGCAGTTCATGGTGGGACAGAGCCTGCCGCGCTCCAATGAGCAGCTCGCGCTCTATCGCAGCGTGCTTGACGCCGCAGGCGACAAGCCGGTCACTTTCCGCACCCTCGACATCGGCGGCGACAAGGCCCTGCCCTATATGGAGACGATTGCGGAGGAAAACCCCGCGCTCGGCTGGCGCGCGATCCGGCTCGGGCTCGACCGGCCTGGCCTGCTGCGCAGCCAGATACGCGCGCTGCTGCGCGCTGCGGGCGGCCGTGCCGTGAAAATCATGTTCCCGATGATCAGCGAGGTCACCGAATTCGACCAGGCAAAGCTGGTGGTCGAGCGCGAACTCACCTATCTGCGCCAGCACGGCCATAGCCTGCCCGAGCGGGTGGATGTCGGCACTATGGTCGAAGTGCCCGCGCTGCTCTATCAGCTCGACGAGTTGCTGGAGCGGGTGGATTTCCTGTCGGTCGGCTCCAACGACCTGTTTCAGTTCATGTTCGCGGTCGACCGCGGCAACAGCAAGGTCTCCGATCGTTTCGACACCCATTCGGCACCGATCCTGCGCGCGCTTCGCGACATCGCCGCGAAGGCGAACGCCGCCAAGGTGCCGATCTCGCTGTGCGGCGAGATGGCCTCGCAACCGCTCGGCGCGCTGGCGCTGCTGTCGATGGGCTATCGCTCGCTGTCGCTCTCGGCCACCGCACACGGCCCGGTCAAGGCGATGATCCTCGAACTCGACATCGGCAAGGCCGAAAGCCTGATGGCGGAGCTGCTGCAGGCCCCGTCCGGCAGCGTCTCCATCAAGGAGAAGCTGAAAGATTTCGCCGAGAAGGAAGGCCTTCCACTCTGACCTGCCCCGGAACAGCCCTCCGGTGCGGCCGCGGAGCCTTCCGGCCGAGACCACTTTGCGTTTGCGGCGACATATCCTAGATGAGTGCCATGCTTCCCGACCAAAAACTCGACATCCTGCTGGCGCGCCATGCGACGCTCGAGGCTGAACTGCTCGGGCAGGTCGGCGCCGAGACCTATGTGCGGGCGACGCGCGAGTTGGCCGAACTGACGCCGGTGGTCGATGCCGTGAAGGCCTATCGGGCGGCGCAGGCGGAGATCAAGGACATCGACGCGCTGATCGCCGATCCCACGACCGACCGCGAGATGCGTCAGCTCGCCGAAAGCGAGCGGCCCGCGCTCGAAGAAAAGAGCGGCGCGCTCGAACAGCAGATCCGCATCGCACTGCTGCCGAAGGATGCGATGGACGATCGCAACGTCGTGCTCGAAATCCGTGCCGGCACTGGCGGCGACGAAGCCTCGCTGTTCGCCGGCGACTTGTTCCGCATGTACGAGCGCTTCGCGGCGCTGCAGGGCTGGAAGACGGAGGTGATCTCGGCCAGCGAAGGCACCGTCGGCGGCTTCAAGGAAATCATCGCTGAGATCGAAGGCCGCGGCGCCTACGCCAAGCTGAAGTTCGAATCCGGCGTGCATCGCGTGCAACGCGTGCCCGACACCGAGACGCAGGGCCGGATCCATACCTCCGCGGCGACGGTAGCCGTGCTGCCCGAGGCTGAAGATGTCGATGTAGCGATCAAGGACGCCGATTTGAGGATCGAGACGATGCGAGCGGGCGGCGCTGGCGGCCAGCACGTCAACAAGACCGAGTCGGCGATCCGCATCACCCATATCCCGACCGGCATCGTGGTGACGATGCAGGACAGCCGTTCGCAGCACAAGAACAGGGCGTCGGCGATGAACATCCTGCGGTCGCGAATCTATGATGCCGAGCGCCAGCGTATGAATGCCGCGCGCTCCGCCGAACGGCGCGGCCAGGTCGGCTCCGGCGATCGCTCCGAGCGCATCCGCACTTACAATTTTCCACAGGGCCGCGTCACCGATCACCGTATCAACCTGACGCTCTACAAGCTGCCGGACGTCATCTCCGGCGTGGCGCTGCACGAACTGACCGACGCGCTCACCACCGAGCATCAGGCTGCACTGCTTGCGGCCGAAGGCGCGGCGGCGTGAGCGCCTCCACCCTTGCCGCCCTGACCCTCGACGCCGCACGGCGCGAACTCGCCCGCCAGTTCAGAGATGCGGGTCTCGACAGCCCCGAACTCGACGCCCGCCTGCTGGTCGGTGCCGCGACCGGGCTTGATCTCACCGGCCTCGCCACCGCCGCCACCCGCACGCTGCAGGCCGACGAAGCCGTACGCCTCGCAGCCTTCGCAGACCGGCGCCACGCGCACGAGCCGGTGGCACGCATTCTTGGTGAGAAGGAGTTCTGGGGACTGTCGTTGACGCTGTCGGCGGAAACGCTGGTACCGCGGGCGGACACCGAGACCGTGGTCGAAGCTGCGCTCGAGTTGATCCGCTCCGCAGGACCGATCGATCCGCCACGCATCGCCGATATCGGCACCGGATCCGGCGCGATCCTGCTGGCCCTGTTGAGCGAACTGCCTGACGCGACCGGCATCGGCACCGACATCTCGGCCGGTGCGTTGAAGACGGCGCAGGCGAACGCCGAGAAGCTCGCTCTCGCTGCGCGGGCACGCTTCATCCCCTGCGACTACACCGATAAGCTCGAAGGGCCGTTCGACCTGATCGTTTCGAATCCGCCCTATATCAAGCGCGGGGAGATCGCTCACCTGGCGGCGGAGGTACGCGAGCACGATCCCCGCCGTGCGCTTGATGGCGGCAGCGATGGCCTCGTCGCCTATCGTGCGATAGCCCCGGAGATCGCACGCCTGCTCGAGCCAGGCGGCGCGTTCGCGATCGAGGTCGGCCAGGGCCAGGCCGACGAGGTGGCGGATTTGATGCAAAGCATGGGACTGCATACGATTCGGCCGCATCGCCACGATCTGAGCGGAATTCCACGCGTGGTCTGGGGCCGGAAACCGGTCAGTTAGAGCCCACAAAAAACCCGAAATTACCCCTTGGATTATCCCGCGAGAGCGATTAGCTTCCGCTCAACGATCGGTTCCGGGTAGTTGGCCCCGCAGACGCTG
The sequence above is drawn from the Afipia sp. P52-10 genome and encodes:
- the prfA gene encoding peptide chain release factor 1, with the translated sequence MLPDQKLDILLARHATLEAELLGQVGAETYVRATRELAELTPVVDAVKAYRAAQAEIKDIDALIADPTTDREMRQLAESERPALEEKSGALEQQIRIALLPKDAMDDRNVVLEIRAGTGGDEASLFAGDLFRMYERFAALQGWKTEVISASEGTVGGFKEIIAEIEGRGAYAKLKFESGVHRVQRVPDTETQGRIHTSAATVAVLPEAEDVDVAIKDADLRIETMRAGGAGGQHVNKTESAIRITHIPTGIVVTMQDSRSQHKNRASAMNILRSRIYDAERQRMNAARSAERRGQVGSGDRSERIRTYNFPQGRVTDHRINLTLYKLPDVISGVALHELTDALTTEHQAALLAAEGAAA
- a CDS encoding PH domain-containing protein translates to MGRYIDDILQPGEKVLYSTTIHWIVYLPALLAWVVAVVFFALQRGAVTDGLNILWLALSLVSMLIALYWTVRAWFRRWTTETDVTNFRVVHKEGFIQRRTFEMNLDKVESVDVTQSIPGRLLNYGDVLIRGVGEGDKDIRMIGSPLQFRNHITVR
- the prmC gene encoding peptide chain release factor N(5)-glutamine methyltransferase, which translates into the protein MSASTLAALTLDAARRELARQFRDAGLDSPELDARLLVGAATGLDLTGLATAATRTLQADEAVRLAAFADRRHAHEPVARILGEKEFWGLSLTLSAETLVPRADTETVVEAALELIRSAGPIDPPRIADIGTGSGAILLALLSELPDATGIGTDISAGALKTAQANAEKLALAARARFIPCDYTDKLEGPFDLIVSNPPYIKRGEIAHLAAEVREHDPRRALDGGSDGLVAYRAIAPEIARLLEPGGAFAIEVGQGQADEVADLMQSMGLHTIRPHRHDLSGIPRVVWGRKPVS
- the ptsP gene encoding phosphoenolpyruvate--protein phosphotransferase; translation: MRSASGGPRVLLRRLREVMAEKVSAQDRLDKIVVLIAANMVAEVCSTYVLRHDGTLELYATEGLNREAVHQTVLNADEGLVGLVASDANALNLSDAQSHPAFSYRPETGEEIYHSFLGVPILRAGTTLGVLVVQNRAHRTYVEEEVEALQTTAMVLAEMIASGELSALAKPGAEPAARHGIHLEGSILSDGIALGHVVLHEPRVVITNYIAEDVPKELKRLDTALAKLRADLDRMLERGDVADGGEHRDVLEAYRMFANDHGWSRRLSDAVATGITAEAAVERVQSDTRARMLRSTDPYLRERLHDLEDLGHRLMRQLMGHDHAPSREQLPDNAILIARSMGPAALLDYDRKRLRGLVLEEGTANSHVAIVARALGIPAIGEVENAVGIADPGDAIIVDGTSGSIYIRPTAEIEAAYAERVRFRARRQAQYLALRDKPCVSKDGQKIELLLNAGLAIDLPHIEDTGCSGIGLFRTELQFMVGQSLPRSNEQLALYRSVLDAAGDKPVTFRTLDIGGDKALPYMETIAEENPALGWRAIRLGLDRPGLLRSQIRALLRAAGGRAVKIMFPMISEVTEFDQAKLVVERELTYLRQHGHSLPERVDVGTMVEVPALLYQLDELLERVDFLSVGSNDLFQFMFAVDRGNSKVSDRFDTHSAPILRALRDIAAKANAAKVPISLCGEMASQPLGALALLSMGYRSLSLSATAHGPVKAMILELDIGKAESLMAELLQAPSGSVSIKEKLKDFAEKEGLPL
- a CDS encoding aspartate kinase is translated as MSRLVMKFGGTSVANIERIRNVAQHVKREVDAGHEVAVVVSAMSGKTNELVGWATETSALHDAREYDAIVASGEQVTSGLLAIALQSLGVQARSWQGWQIPIRTSDAHGSARILDIDGSELIKRFKARKEVAVIAGFQGINAETGRITTLGRGGSDTSAVAIAAAIQADRCDIYTDVDGVYTTDPRVVPKARRLDKVAFEEMLELASQGAKVLQVRSVELGMVHNVRVFVRSSFDKPEDIDPHSSHPPGTLICSEEEIVEQQVVTGIAFSKDEAQISVRHVQDKPGVAAAIFGPLAEASINVDMIVQNVSEDGKFTDLTFTVPAADYNRAKETITKAKDAIGYARLDSATDVAKVSVIGIGMRSHAGVAAQAFKALSDRNINIRAITTSEIKFSLLIDTAYTELAVRTLHTLYGLDQA